The following nucleotide sequence is from Microbacterium imperiale.
GGCGAGCGCGGCGATGCGGTCGGCACGTATCTGTGCGCCGACCTCGGCTGCCACGAGAACGTGCGCATCGCCGCGCCGCTCGCGCCGAGCGAGATCCGCGCGAGCGTCGACCGGCGGATCGACGGCACGCGGCATCGTGCCGAGGCGTTCGTCGAGCGGATCGTGAGCGACGAGGCCTGACGCGGCGGCATCCCGGTCCGCCCCGGACGGTGGTTCGGAGCACTGCTTCACCGGGGGTAATATGGGTTCTCGCGCCTCTGCTCGACTGGATAAGCCGGGCAGGTGCGCACTGGCGAGTTACCCAAGCGGCCAAAGGGATCTGACTGTAAATCAGACTGCATTGCATTCGGGGGTTCGAATCCCTCACTCGCCACTTTCGAAGAAGGGCCCCCGTTCAGCGGGGGCCCTTCTCGTTTCGCTGACGCGCGGCGATCGGCGTCAGCAGAGCGTCGACACCGTGCTCCGGCAGATGCCGGAGCTCGCCGCACTGACCAGGATCGTTCGATGCTCGTCGTCGCTGTTCTCGAGCGTCTGCAGAGCCAGAATGAAGCCCATTCCTCACCCCCTCGGTTTCATCGCGCCGGATCGACCGGCGGGCTCGAGCACCGGGGGGAGCAGGAACGGCATGACAGAGCGGTCATCGCCGAAGCCGGATGCCGCGACGAGGGCGGCGAGCACGCCTGCCGAGCCCGTCGCGAGGTCGCACGACGCACGCACGAGGCCGTCGCCCGCGAATCGAGGGCCGGCCGGGCCGGGAAGCGCATGCAGCGGCATCCGTGACAGGTGATGTTCGAGCGCGCGATCGGTGTCGGCGGTGGCGTGACCGGTGCTCTCGAGCGCCCGCAGGAAGAGCACGAGCCCCGCGCGACCCTGGAACAGTCCCGACTGCACGACGAAGGGGGCGGATGCCGCGGCCGCGATGCCGCCGAGGATCCGGCGAAGCGCGTCGTCGCCGGGCTCGTGCACGAGGTACTGCGCGAGGACGAGGCCGATGCCTGCCGACCCATGCGCGAGGTAGGGCATCATCCGCCATCCCTCGTCGACCTGCAGGGCGCCGCTGTCGTCTCGCCTCAGGGAACGCAGATCGACCTCCAGTGCCCGGCGCACCGTGTCGAGGAAGCGCCTGTCACCGGTGCGCTCGTACACACGCAGAGCGAGGAGGGCGGTTCCCGTCGCCGCGCCCATGAGCCCGCCGCGGCCCCGCGCCACCGTCGTGGGCGGGTCGACCTTCCGCCAGTGATCGGCGAGCTGCTCGACGATCGTCACGGCGCGTTCGACGGCGTCGTCGTCGCCGACGCCGTGATCTCCGGCGCCGTCGAGAAGAGCGAGGGCGATCCCGGGCAGTCCCGAGAACAGGTCCGGCCCCGAGCCGGACAGGTCGGCGCCACGCAGGCGCTCGCGGAGCCTCACCGCTTCGTCGAGCAGGCCCAGGCGTCGACATGCCCACAGCGCGCCGGCGGCGCCGTCCATCAGGCCCAGGCGTGCGGGGTGATCGTCGGTCGCCGCGAGCGCTCGTCGCATCCACTCCTCGAACGCCGGCGGGAGCGCGACCCCCGCCGCGTCGAGCGCGACGGCGACGCCCAGGGCCCCGTGGGCGAGTGCGAACGCCGGCTGGGAGAACTGCCGCGGATCGCCGGGCCACAGACGGTCGGGGCGTGCGGGCGTCGCATCGGCGATCAGCTGCGCGGCGATGCGCTGGGCGGATGCGGCCGGGTCGGGCTCCACGCCGCTGCGGGCGAGCATGCGGCGCGGAGCCGCCGATCCACGCCGCAGCTCGCCGGTGACCCGCGCTGCCCAAGAGTCGGGCAGGTCGAACACCGCCGCCGCCTCAGCGACGAGCTCCTTCGCTTTCGTCGGGGCCACGCCGAGCAACGGCGTCAGCGGAACGAAGACGTACAGCTCGATGGCTGCGCACGCGTACAGGTCACGCTTCACCGGATCCGTTTCGCCCGCCGCGGCGAATCCCACCGCCCCGAGCACGGCTTTCTCGCTCGCGTTCGTCGGCAGCGACATCTCGAGGTCGACAAGTCCCACAGACCCGTCCTCGCCGACGATCACGTTGGCGGGGTGCAGGTCGCCGTGGGTGCGTCCCGTCCCGTGCAGATTCGCCACTTCGGCCCGCAAAGAGCCGAGCACCCGCAGCATCCGATCGCGGTAGGCGTC
It contains:
- the lanKC gene encoding class III lanthionine synthetase LanKC, which codes for MDPIHARFAARDPLFYDSPAADAADTGDAQRRYAPSASVSWGAWRRRRRHPWFVWIPDGHRLGEQGWKVHVSALPGRARRVLAIVSEHCHRAGMPFKHLSDERALDAVLAKDADRSSAGKFITLYPDSLDALEHCLVTLDAVLGGEPGPYILSDLRWNRGPLYVRYGAFTAREAIVDGRPVPAVRDPRTGSWVADRREAGFHVPPWVVLPPFLQRQLDALGTDPPAAFPEITGALHYSNAGGVYTGVLDGTPVIVKEARPFAGWTADGRDAVARLRDEEGALRAVSHRVRVPAVHATFEAHGHRFLALEKLPGSALDRLVASPSPLLAAVSSRAARDAYRDRMLRVLGSLRAEVANLHGTGRTHGDLHPANVIVGEDGSVGLVDLEMSLPTNASEKAVLGAVGFAAAGETDPVKRDLYACAAIELYVFVPLTPLLGVAPTKAKELVAEAAAVFDLPDSWAARVTGELRRGSAAPRRMLARSGVEPDPAASAQRIAAQLIADATPARPDRLWPGDPRQFSQPAFALAHGALGVAVALDAAGVALPPAFEEWMRRALAATDDHPARLGLMDGAAGALWACRRLGLLDEAVRLRERLRGADLSGSGPDLFSGLPGIALALLDGAGDHGVGDDDAVERAVTIVEQLADHWRKVDPPTTVARGRGGLMGAATGTALLALRVYERTGDRRFLDTVRRALEVDLRSLRRDDSGALQVDEGWRMMPYLAHGSAGIGLVLAQYLVHEPGDDALRRILGGIAAAASAPFVVQSGLFQGRAGLVLFLRALESTGHATADTDRALEHHLSRMPLHALPGPAGPRFAGDGLVRASCDLATGSAGVLAALVAASGFGDDRSVMPFLLPPVLEPAGRSGAMKPRG